The Geobacter metallireducens GS-15 region CTGGATGTCATGAGCACCGAGCTGGGGGGCATCGAGAACATCGCCCGGGCCCTGCGCCGCGCCACCACCTCGGAAATCACCCGCTTGGAGAAGTATGTGACCTTCCTGGCCACCACCGGCTCCACTACTCCCTTCATCGGCCTTTTCGGCACGGTCTGGGGGATCATGACCGCCTTCAAGGGGATCGGCGAGACCGGGTCGGCATCCCTGGCCGTGGTGGCCCCGGGCATCTCCGAGGCCCTCATCGCCACCGCCATCGGCCTGGTGGCCGCCATCCCGGCGGTCATGGCCTACAACCACTTCCAGTACAAGATCAAGGTTCTTATCGCCACCATGGACAACTTCTCCACCGAGTTCCTGAATATCGTCCAGCGGACCGTGACCAAGAAGTAGGAGCAGACCATGGAAATCGGCAGCAGAAACAACGGCGACCGCGGCACCATGTCGCAGATCAACGTCACCCCTATGGTGGACGTGATGCTCGTGCTCCTGGTCATCTTCATGGTTACGGCCCCCATGATGCAGCAGGGGGTCCAGGTGAACCTCCCCAAGGCGGAAACCAAGGCCATGGCCACCCAGGAAGAGTCGGTGGTCGTCTCCATCGACCGAAGCGGCAAGGTCTTCATCAACGCCACGGAGGTGGCTCCGGGGGACCTGAAGGGAAAGCTGACTTCCATGGTGGCCAACCGGACCAAGAAGGAGGTCTTCCTCAAGGCCGACCGGGATGTCCCCTACGGAGATGTGGTGCGAACCATGGCTGAAATCAAGGGGGCCGGCATCGAGCGCCTCGGCATGGTGACGGAGCCAGCCCCGACAAAATGAGCCGTACCCGCCAACCGAGAGATACCGGGCTGGGGTGGGGGGTTGCCGCTTCCTGCGTCGTCCACGCCTCCGTCGCCGCCTTTGTCCTCCTCCACCACTTCTCTTCCCCCGCCCCCCTAGAGGCGCCCGTCTACTACGTGGATGTCGTGAACCTGCCGGTGGCCGCTCCCCAAGCCGGGAGTCCCGTAACCGGAGGGAGCCCGCCCCCAGCGGCGCCGTCTCCCCCACCGAAGCCCGCGGAGATGGCCCTTCCCCAGAAACGCACCCCGACAAAGGCGGCCACGCCGAAGAAGAGTTCCTCAAAGGAGAGTGATGCCGGCAAGGCCTTCGAGGAGCGGATGGACAAACTCCAGCGGGCCATCGACGAACGGCGCCAAGAAGCGGCCCTCGACTCCCTGCGGCGCAAGACCGCAGGAAGCGGCCGCCAGCCGGAGCGGGTGGGAACCCCCGGCGGCACCGGGAAAGAGGCCGGAAGCGACTACGCCAGCTATATCCAGTCCCGGCTCACGGACGCCTTCCAGTCCACCATCGCCCACCAGAGCAAGGCACCGGAAGTGGTGGTAAAACTCACCATCGACGCCGGCGGGCACATCGCGCGGAAGCGGATCGAGCGTTCGAGCGGCGACAAAATTTTCGAGGAATCGGTCTACAAGGCCATCGCCCGGGCCGAAAAGACCTTTGTCCCGCCCCCCGGCGGCGGCGAATTCGACTACGGTTTCATCTTCAGACCACAGGGAGTGGGAAAAAAATGACACGACGTCTCTTCATTCTCATCACCATCATGCTCTGCCTGATCCCCGCACTCCTCCATTCCCAGGAAGGGTATCGGGAAGTGACGGCTGCGGGAACCCACAAACTGACCCTCACCGTGGACTCCCCACGGCGCCTCGGCGGTTCCGATGCTCCCCAGGTGGCCCGCGAGACGGCCGAAGCGCTCCAGTTCGACATGGTCCTTGCCGGCCCCTTCACCGTCACGGCCCCCTCGGCCGCCGCGGCCTCGGCCGGCATCCGGCCGGGAGAGTTCGACTTCGCCCCCTGGCGCGGCGCCGGGGTCGACCTTCTGGTCAAGAGCGGCTACACGGTTACGGGAAACGCCATGACCATGGAGTTCCGCCTCTACAACGTCACCCAGGGGAAGGAGATCCTGGCCAAGCGGTACACGGGCCGTCCCGGCGATGTCCGGAGAAT contains the following coding sequences:
- the tolQ gene encoding protein TolQ, with amino-acid sequence MLHLAGTGLVVKLVLLILIFFSVVSWAIIFFKLLQVYRANSESERFLDFFWKTKRFDAVNSQLDRFTNSPLTVLFSEGYSELKRLVEKGDQKEELDVMSTELGGIENIARALRRATTSEITRLEKYVTFLATTGSTTPFIGLFGTVWGIMTAFKGIGETGSASLAVVAPGISEALIATAIGLVAAIPAVMAYNHFQYKIKVLIATMDNFSTEFLNIVQRTVTKK
- the tolR gene encoding protein TolR, which encodes MEIGSRNNGDRGTMSQINVTPMVDVMLVLLVIFMVTAPMMQQGVQVNLPKAETKAMATQEESVVVSIDRSGKVFINATEVAPGDLKGKLTSMVANRTKKEVFLKADRDVPYGDVVRTMAEIKGAGIERLGMVTEPAPTK
- a CDS encoding energy transducer TonB — its product is MSRTRQPRDTGLGWGVAASCVVHASVAAFVLLHHFSSPAPLEAPVYYVDVVNLPVAAPQAGSPVTGGSPPPAAPSPPPKPAEMALPQKRTPTKAATPKKSSSKESDAGKAFEERMDKLQRAIDERRQEAALDSLRRKTAGSGRQPERVGTPGGTGKEAGSDYASYIQSRLTDAFQSTIAHQSKAPEVVVKLTIDAGGHIARKRIERSSGDKIFEESVYKAIARAEKTFVPPPGGGEFDYGFIFRPQGVGKK